Proteins from a genomic interval of Maylandia zebra isolate NMK-2024a linkage group LG15, Mzebra_GT3a, whole genome shotgun sequence:
- the pigh gene encoding phosphatidylinositol N-acetylglucosaminyltransferase subunit H gives MEDEAFTDISGKPISLDCQSHSSFCREFIISSPKVSMGKVMVYTCSVWLLAYAVFFFTQNTAVLSGAILVTLVGMMLHIHFVKVDHESLLVIGSLGIQVSSSYASGREITTFIEMSKIKDIVINEAIYMHQIIYYLCVLLKDPSEPDAVSSVVPLFQSSKPRLNCLVKVYKSCQEILSKCQ, from the exons ATGGAAGACGAAGCCTTCACTGACATTAGCGGTAAACCAATCTCTCTGGACTGTCAGAGTCACTCCAGCTTTTGCAGGGAGTTCATTATCAGCTCCCCAAAAGTGTCCATGGGCAAAGTGATGGTATACACCTGCTCCGTGTGGCTTCTGGCATATGCAGTGTTCTTCTTCACCCAG AACACTGCCGTTCTGTCTGGCGCTATTCTTGTCACCCTTGTTGGCATGATGCTTCACATCCACTTTGTGAAGGTAGACCACGAGTCCCTTCTCGTCATTGGCTCCTTAGGCATCCAGGTGTCCTCCAGCTATGCCTCGGGCCGCGAGATAACCACTTTCATTGAGATGAGCAAGATCAAGGATATTGTCATCAATGAAGCTATTTACATG CATCAGATCATCTACTACCTCTGTGTACTGTTGAAGGACCCCTCAGAGCCCGATGCAGTGTCAAGTGTTGTGCCATTGTTTCAG agtTCAAAGCCAAGGCTGAACTGCTTGGTGAAAGTCTACAAAAGCTGTCAGGAGATTCTTTCAAAGTGCCAATGA
- the zfyve1 gene encoding zinc finger FYVE domain-containing protein 1, whose product MSGQGPAVNKGMSTILVCQESYACGGSDEAVFECDECGSLQCARCELELHRQERMRNHDRVRVASGHVPFCDSCKGDGSCSGRLRAVVRCQGCKINLCLDCQKRTHGGVNKRKHPLVSYPPAKAPQENSVSAGESEMEILKSKLEKVRSFLLVDEKEEMQVKDEEDFVSRLGCSPDELLKVVSIFGNTGEGKSYTLNHTFFLGREVFKTSPTQESCTVGVWAAMDPLHRLVVIDTEGLLGAGANQGQRTRLLLKVLAISDVVIYRTHADRLHDDLFKFLGDASDAYLKHFTRELKATTNRCGLDVPLSTLGPAVIIFHETVHTNLLGSDAPSESAERLIQERFRKLGLFPEAFSSIQYRGTRTYNPPTDFSGLLRSLEQQLDNNTTRSPRSASVIFKALQALSERFSGEIPDEHMTSNSFFPDEYFTCSSICLSCGSGCKRSMNHLKEGLDHEAKHRCRYSAQYDNRIYTCKACYERGKEVIVVPKTTASSDSPWFGLAIYAWSGYVIECPNCSVIYRSRQYWYGNQDPVETVVRTEIQHIWPGSDGFLKDNNNAAQRLLDGVKYISQSVSELSVKPAKAVTSWLTDQIAPAYWKPNSLILKCHKCGEEFQPNDTKHHCRACGEGFCDACSSKTRPVPERGWGLAPVRVCDACFHNRGIPTELLDAALEEEGGTLIARKVGEAVQNTLGAVVGAIDIPLGLVKDAARPAYWVPDQDIHSCCECQREFSPRLSIHHCRACGQGVCDDCSQERRPVPSRGWDHPVRVCNGCNQKTGEL is encoded by the exons ATGAGTGGTCAAGGTCCAGCTGTAAACAAAGGAATGAGCACCATCCTGGTCTGTCAGGAGAGCTATGCCTGTGGGGGCTCGGACGAGGCTGTGTTTGAATGCGATGAGTGTGGCAGCTTGCAGTGTGCCCGCTGTGAACTGGAGCTACATCGGCAGGAGCGCATGAGGAATCACGACCGGGTTCGGGTCGCCTCGGGCCACGTTCCTTTCTGTGACTCCTGCAAAGGGGATGGCAGCTGCTCTGGGAGACTCAGAGCGGTGGTCCGCTGCCAGGGCTGTAAGATCAACCTGTGTTTGGATTGCCAAAAACGCACCCACGGGGGAGTCAACAAGAGGAAACACCCTCTGGTATCTTACCCACCTGCCAAAGCTCCTCAAGAGAACAGTGTCAGTGCTGGGGAGAGTGAAATGGAAATCCTCAAATCTAAACTGGAGAAGGTGCGCAGCTTCCTGCTAGTGGATGAGAAGGAGGAAATGCAG GTGAAGGATGAGGAGGACTTTGTCAGCAGACTGGGTTGTAGTCCAGATGAGCTCCTCAAGGTGGTCTCCATTTTTGGGAACACTGGTGAGGGAAAATCCTACACCCTGAACCATACGTTCTTTCTTGGGAGAGAAGTGTTCAAGACGTCTCCCACTCAGGAGTCCTGCACTGTGGGTGTTTGGGCAGCTATGGACCCTCTGCATCGGCTTGTAGTCATCGATACAGAGGGACTGCTTGGAGCTG GGGCTAATCAGGGTCAGAGAACTCGGCTGCTCCTCAAGGTCCTGGCTATCTCTGATGTGGTAATCTACCGGACACACGCTGACCGTCTCCATGACGATCTCTTCAAGTTCCTTGGTGATGCATCAGATGCCTACCTGAAACATTTCACTAGAGAATTAAAGGCAACTACCAATCGCTGTGGTCTTGATGTACCGTTGTCCACCCTGGGCCCCGCGGTGATCATCTTCCACGAGACTGTCCACACCAATCTACTAGGATCAG ACGCGCCCTCAGAATCTGCTGAGCGCCTTATCCAGGAGCGTTTCAGGAAGCTGGGCTTATTTCCGGAAGCATTCAGCTCCATCCAGTACCGTGGGACTCGAACCTACAACCCTCCCACGGACTTCAGTGGTTTGCTCCGCAGCCTGGAGCAGCAGCTGGACAACAATACGACACGCTCGCCACGATCTGCCAGTGTCATCTTCAAGGCCCTGCAG GCCCTGAGTGAGCGCTTCAGTGGGGAGATTCCAGATGAACATATGACCAGTAACTCCTTCTTTCCAGATGAATACTTTACCTGCTCCAGCATCTGCCTCAGTTGTGG GTCAGGCTGTAAGAGGAGCATGAATCACCTAAAGGAAGGTCTTGACCATGAAGCCAAACATCGCTGCCGGTACTCTGCACAGTACGACAACCGCATCTACACATGCAAG GCCTGCTACGAAAGGGGAAAGGAAGTCATAGTGGTTCCCAAAACGACGGCCTCGTCTGACTCGCCGTGGTTTGGCTTGGCCATCTACGCTTGGTCAGG GTATGTCATTGAGTGTCCCAACTGTTCAGTGATCTACAGAAGCAGGCAGTACTGGTATGGAAACCAGGACCCAGTGGAAACAGTGGTCAGAACAGAAATCCAGCACATCTGGCCTGGG TCTGATGGCTTTTTGAAAGACAACAACAACGCTGCTCAGAGGTTGTTGGACGGAGTCAAATACATTTCTCAGTCTGTGTCTGAACTCAGCGTCAAGCCTGCCAAAGCGGTCACTTCCTGGCTCACTGACCAAATTGCTCCTGCCTACTGGAAACCCAATTCCCTCATCCTG AAATGTCATAAATGTGGGGAGGAGTTCCAGCCCAACGACACCAAGCACCACTGCCGTGCCTGCGGAGAGGGCTTCTGTGACGCCTGCTCCTCCAAAACCCGGCCGGTCCCTGAGAGGGGCTGGGGTCTTGCGCCTGTTAGGGTCTGTGATGCGTGTTTCCACAACAGAGGAATTCCAACTG AGTTGCTGGACGCTGCgttggaggaggagggaggcacCCTGATAGCGAGGAAGGTTGGAGAGGCTGTCCAGAACACTTTGGGGGCTGTAGTTGGTGCCATCGATATACCTCTTG GCCTAGTGAAGGACGCAGCTCGGCCGGCCTACTGGGTGCCAGATCAGGACATCCACTCTTGTTGCGAGTGCCAAAGGGAGTTCTCACCACGTCTCTCCATCCACCACTGTCGCGCCTGTGGGCAGGGCGTGTGCGATGACTGCTCCCAGGAGCGGCGCCCCGTGCCGTCCCGTGGATGGGACCACCCCGTGAGGGTCTGCAACGGCTGCAACCAGAAAACAGGGGAACTCTAG